The DNA segment ttcaaattcatGTCCCTTTGaatcaaaagtaaaaaataaagaagaaaggGGGTGAAGAGGATTCACCTTAGGTAGCACCGACGATGATGTTGTTGATGGGAATAAAGATGAGCTTCACAAAGAATCCCACGAATCCCATCACCACAAACCCAATAGCTGTACGGACCGCCACTTTCGTGAATTCTTACAACCAAAAAGAAACACACAGAATCAGACTAATCTTCTCCATAACGGACAACAACAACACGGATCTCTCTCACAGATCTTCCAATCCGcagtaaaaaaaagattagatcCAGTAGATCAGATGATTAAAACACACAGAGATCGCTCATGCATAACTATCTAAAAGACACGGAAAGACCGAGCTCGTTCAATTACCTTTGCGATCTGGTTTGTGACAACGTTTAACGAGACGAATGctgtccttcgcaaagtctctTAGAGGATCGACGACTGAATCGATGGCATCCATGGCGATTTCTttgactttttcttttttagtttaatttgtgtttttttttttcttattttctggATTGGTACGAAGAGAAACAAGTTGATATATGAGAAGGCTGAAGTCAAGAGAGAGAAATAACGTCACATTGATATTGAACAGCCAATCACAGGCCGAGACGACGATGAATGTCAGCCATGTCAGCAAAGTTAAAGCTGTACAGAGCCTGGGCCCAAGCCCACGAAAACAATCTTTATGGGCTTGTCAAAGAGGAGAGGGAAAAGAAGTTTGACTTTGTGATGCATTCATCAATTTTCCCATGAGAGCCAAAGAAGAAGGTTTTAGTCTCATTCATTTTGTATCCACCAACAATAGTAGAGAAATGATATTATTCTCCACAATAGTTTATTTTCGGTTTGCCATTAGAAGTGATAGGCATTTTGATATGTTCCTTTGAGTCAGCTTTGATAAGTCAGAGATAAATACAGTATACAGAGGCAGGCATGCAGTTGTTGTGAGTTGATTGATTAAATATATGACCATTGCTTGTACTTTGACTCCATGCTGATGTTGTCACCACCATGAGACATCGTGATTGAATATTCATGTTGAGGTCACCATAAGATCAGAGTTGAGAACTGTACCACATTCTTTTTCAATGCTAAAAATAACAGTTAGAAGTTCGTGTAACAAACATCATCTAGCTCATCAATTGTATAGGCTCTCATTCATAGTTTTTCTTTGATCCTTAAAAGAAACTCATACCGTCTCCCAGTATCGACTTGTAAAGtgatgaattaaaaaaaaaaggagcagCATCTAATTGTTATAAGGGAAGGCATTAAGAGTAGATTCCTCCATGTCAAAGGTAGGAGCATACCAACCCAGCTCATCGACGAGCTTCTTCATCCTCTCCTCTTGTCCCTTCGAGTCTCCAAAAGCAGTTGTGAAAGGATAAACAAAGGTAACCTTAGTAGCCATACACCTGTAAGCAACCACATCTCCCTTCACCAAAAACTCCATCACATCTCTGCTCTGGTTAAATCCTCCTCCTTCTACCTCCGCCTCCAAATACCTCCCTGCATTTTTTGTATCCTTGTTATAAAGTTATCATCTTTACTTCAAAGTTCAAACCAATCATTTCTATGATGCTTTTGCTTACCTTCTGGTTTATCTTCAATAACAACAAACTTGGGATTGTTCTGGGTTTTGGCTATTGCTTCCTTCAGTCTCTGTGTAAACAAGAATCAGGAACAACACATTGAGAACTGAGAAGAGCTGAATTGTGATAAAAGGTGATCAAAAAGGACCTGGATTGGATCCTGTTTATCAGTTTCTGGGATTGTCAATGGAAATGTAAAGGAAGATGAGGTGGGATTTGTTGATACACATCCTGGGTTTGTGGAAGGGCAAGGTCTGATTTTGCTGCACAGATGAGAGAAACAACATAGAATCAATTAACATAGTCAGGGAAAGATGAGAGATTGAGGGGAGAGGGAACAAACCCATTGAGGAGACCGGTCTGGACGAACTTGGATTGGGTGAAAGGAGTAGTGAGAGGCtgagaagaggagagagaaggAATGGCTAAGGCAGGGGCAGATGAGGAGTTGAGAGATAGGGCAAGAGCGAAGGATATTAGCTTTGGTAATAGTGAGATTGTAGTAGAAGAAGAGGATAGATGTTGTGTTGTTGGGTCTTTCAATGAACACACGAGCTTGGTGGTGCAGGTGCTGCTGCTTCTCGGCCGTTGCGGAAGGATGTTGAGTTGCAAATTGGCGACCAGAGTCATGTTTGTATGGTTGTTGTTACTCTCTGCTCctccaaatatttattatatattccCAC comes from the Brassica rapa cultivar Chiifu-401-42 chromosome A01, CAAS_Brap_v3.01, whole genome shotgun sequence genome and includes:
- the LOC103862711 gene encoding protein transport protein Sec61 subunit gamma-1 is translated as MDAIDSVVDPLRDFAKDSIRLVKRCHKPDRKEFTKVAVRTAIGFVVMGFVGFFVKLIFIPINNIIVGAT
- the LOC103862715 gene encoding thylakoid lumenal 17.9 kDa protein, chloroplastic, translating into MTLVANLQLNILPQRPRSSSTCTTKLVCSLKDPTTQHLSSSSTTISLLPKLISFALALSLNSSSAPALAIPSLSSSQPLTTPFTQSKFVQTGLLNGKIRPCPSTNPGCVSTNPTSSSFTFPLTIPETDKQDPIQRLKEAIAKTQNNPKFVVIEDKPEGRYLEAEVEGGGFNQSRDVMEFLVKGDVVAYRCMATKVTFVYPFTTAFGDSKGQEERMKKLVDELGWYAPTFDMEESTLNAFPYNN